A stretch of the Flavobacterium aquiphilum genome encodes the following:
- the rpoC gene encoding DNA-directed RNA polymerase subunit beta' has product MINNRNNKEKNLVKRFDKISIGLASPESILKESRGEVLKPETINYRTHKPERDGLFCERIFGPVKDFECACGKYKRIRYKGIICDRCGVEVTEKKVRRDRVGHINLVVPIAHIWYFRSLPNKIGYILGLPSKKLDMIIYYERYVVIQPGIAKHADGEAIQKLDFLTEEEYLNILDTLPADNQYLDDFDPNKFVAKMGAECIMDLLARIDLDELSYDLRHKANNETSKQRKTEALKRLQVVESFRESTLNRENRPEWMIMKVIPVIPPELRPLVPLDGGRFATSDLNDLYRRVIIRNNRLKRLIEIKAPEVILRNEKRMLQESVDSLFDNTRKASAVKTESNRPLKSLSDSLKGKQGRFRQNLLGKRVDYSARSVIVVGPELKLFECGLPKDMAAELYKPFVIRKLIERGIVKTVKSAKKIIDKKEPVVWDILENVIKGHPVLLNRAPTLHRLGIQAFQPKLIEGKAIQLHPLVCTAFNADFDGDQMAVHLPLGPEAILEAQLLMLASHNILNPANGAPITVPSQDMVLGLYYMTKERLSTPEKTILGEGITFYSAEEVNIALNEGRLELNARVKIRAKDFNENGDLVYQIIQTTAGRVLFNEVVPEAAGYINDVLTKKNLRDIIGHVLSSTDVPTTAAFLDNMKDMGYKFAFKGGLSFSLGDIRIPEQKPKLIADAREQVEGISANYNMGLITNNERYNQVIDVWTSANAQLTELAMKNIREDQQGFNSVYMMLDSGARGSKEQIRQLTGMRGLMAKPKKSTAGGGEIIENPILSNFKEGLSILEYFISTHGARKGLADTALKTADAGYLTRRLHDVSQDVIVNIEDCGTLRGIEVSALKKNEEIVETLGERILGRVALQDVINPLTSEILVHAGEQITEALVKGIEASPVEKVEVRSPLVCEATKGICAKCYGRNLATGKMTQRGEAVGVIAAQSIGEPGTQLTLRTFHVGGVAGGISEESSIVTRFAGKLEIEDLKTVKGEDAEGNSVDIVVSRSTELKLVDEKTGILLSTHNIPYGSSIFVADGQSVAKGDVICKWDPYNGVIVSEFTGKIAYEDLEQGQSFMVEIDEQTGFQEKVISEARNKKLIPTLLVYGKDGELIRSYNLPVGAHLMVDNGEKIKAGKVLVKIPRRSSKSGDITGGLPRITELLEARNPSNPAVVSEIDGVVSFGKIKRGNREIVIESKFGDVRKYLVKLSSQILVQENDFVRAGAPLSDGAITPDDILRIQGPAAVQQYLVNEIQEVYRLQGVKINDKHFEVVIRQMMRKVQVEDPGDTLFLEDQLIHTKDFIVQNDNLYGMKVVEDAGDSSVLKPGQIITPRQLRDENSLLKRTDKNLVVARDVITATATPILQGITRASLQTKSFISAASFQETTKVLNEAAVAGKLDLLEGLKENVIVGHRIPAGTGMREYDNAIVGSREDYNDMMANKEEYIY; this is encoded by the coding sequence ATGATAAATAATAGAAATAATAAAGAAAAGAATCTTGTAAAAAGATTTGACAAAATTTCGATAGGATTAGCTTCTCCAGAATCTATCTTGAAAGAATCAAGAGGTGAAGTATTGAAGCCTGAAACTATTAACTATAGAACTCACAAACCAGAGCGTGACGGTCTTTTCTGCGAAAGAATTTTTGGACCAGTAAAAGATTTTGAATGTGCTTGTGGAAAATATAAAAGAATCCGTTACAAAGGTATCATCTGCGACCGTTGTGGTGTTGAAGTTACTGAAAAGAAAGTACGTAGAGATAGAGTAGGACACATCAACCTTGTTGTGCCTATCGCTCACATCTGGTATTTCCGTTCACTTCCTAATAAAATTGGATATATTCTTGGTCTTCCATCTAAGAAATTAGATATGATTATCTACTACGAAAGATATGTAGTTATTCAACCAGGTATCGCCAAACATGCAGATGGTGAAGCTATTCAAAAATTAGATTTCTTGACAGAAGAAGAATATTTGAACATTCTAGATACTCTTCCTGCTGACAATCAATATTTAGATGATTTCGATCCTAATAAGTTTGTTGCCAAAATGGGAGCAGAGTGTATTATGGATTTATTGGCTCGTATAGATCTTGATGAATTATCTTATGATTTAAGACATAAAGCGAATAACGAAACATCAAAACAACGTAAAACTGAAGCGTTAAAGAGACTACAAGTTGTAGAATCTTTCCGTGAGTCTACTTTGAATAGAGAAAATCGTCCTGAGTGGATGATTATGAAAGTAATTCCGGTTATTCCACCAGAATTGCGTCCTCTTGTGCCACTTGATGGTGGACGTTTTGCAACTTCGGATTTGAATGATTTATACCGTCGTGTAATCATCCGTAACAACCGTTTGAAAAGATTGATCGAGATTAAAGCTCCTGAAGTAATCCTTCGTAACGAAAAACGTATGTTACAAGAATCTGTAGATTCACTTTTCGATAATACTCGTAAAGCTTCTGCAGTAAAAACGGAATCAAACAGACCTTTGAAATCATTATCTGATTCGTTAAAAGGTAAACAAGGGCGTTTCCGTCAAAACTTACTTGGAAAACGTGTGGATTATTCTGCTCGTTCGGTAATTGTTGTTGGACCTGAGTTGAAATTGTTTGAGTGTGGTTTGCCAAAAGATATGGCAGCTGAATTATACAAACCTTTTGTTATCCGTAAATTGATAGAAAGAGGAATTGTAAAAACAGTTAAATCTGCTAAGAAAATAATCGACAAAAAAGAGCCAGTAGTTTGGGATATCCTTGAAAATGTAATCAAAGGACATCCAGTATTACTAAACCGTGCTCCTACTTTGCACAGATTGGGTATTCAAGCGTTCCAGCCAAAATTGATTGAAGGAAAAGCGATTCAATTGCACCCATTAGTGTGTACGGCGTTCAACGCGGATTTTGACGGGGATCAGATGGCGGTTCACTTGCCATTAGGACCAGAGGCTATTTTGGAAGCTCAATTGTTAATGTTGGCTTCTCATAATATCTTGAACCCAGCAAATGGTGCGCCAATCACTGTACCTTCTCAGGACATGGTTTTGGGTCTATATTATATGACCAAAGAGCGTTTGTCAACACCTGAGAAAACTATTTTAGGAGAAGGAATTACATTCTATTCTGCTGAAGAGGTAAATATTGCATTAAACGAAGGAAGATTAGAATTGAATGCTCGTGTGAAAATTAGAGCAAAAGATTTTAATGAAAATGGAGATTTGGTTTACCAAATTATTCAAACAACTGCCGGACGTGTATTATTTAACGAAGTAGTACCGGAAGCAGCTGGATATATCAATGACGTATTGACTAAGAAAAACTTAAGAGATATCATCGGACACGTATTGAGTTCGACTGATGTTCCTACAACTGCAGCTTTCTTGGACAATATGAAAGATATGGGGTATAAATTTGCATTCAAAGGAGGATTATCATTCTCTCTTGGTGATATTAGAATCCCAGAACAAAAACCAAAATTGATTGCAGATGCCAGAGAGCAAGTTGAAGGTATTTCTGCTAACTATAACATGGGTCTTATTACCAATAACGAACGTTACAACCAAGTTATTGACGTATGGACTTCTGCAAATGCTCAATTGACAGAGTTGGCAATGAAAAACATTAGAGAAGACCAACAAGGTTTCAACTCTGTGTATATGATGCTTGACTCTGGGGCGAGGGGTTCTAAAGAACAGATTCGTCAGTTAACCGGTATGCGTGGTTTGATGGCTAAGCCTAAAAAATCTACTGCTGGTGGTGGTGAGATTATTGAAAACCCGATTCTTTCCAACTTTAAGGAAGGTCTTTCGATCCTTGAGTACTTTATCTCTACTCACGGTGCTCGTAAAGGTCTTGCGGATACGGCTTTGAAAACTGCCGATGCTGGATACTTGACAAGAAGATTACATGACGTTTCTCAGGATGTTATTGTTAACATCGAGGATTGTGGTACTCTTAGAGGTATCGAAGTTTCTGCTTTAAAGAAAAATGAGGAAATCGTTGAGACATTAGGAGAAAGAATCTTAGGACGTGTTGCATTACAAGATGTAATTAATCCTTTAACAAGTGAAATTTTAGTACACGCTGGTGAGCAAATTACTGAAGCATTAGTGAAAGGTATCGAAGCTTCTCCAGTAGAGAAAGTAGAAGTGCGTTCTCCATTGGTTTGTGAGGCTACTAAAGGTATTTGTGCTAAATGTTATGGTAGAAACTTGGCAACTGGTAAAATGACTCAAAGAGGTGAGGCTGTTGGTGTAATTGCTGCACAGTCAATTGGAGAGCCAGGTACACAGTTGACATTGCGTACTTTCCACGTTGGAGGGGTTGCAGGAGGTATTTCTGAAGAGTCTAGTATTGTTACTCGTTTTGCAGGTAAATTAGAGATTGAAGATCTTAAAACTGTAAAAGGTGAAGATGCTGAAGGTAATTCAGTTGATATCGTTGTTTCTCGTTCTACAGAATTAAAATTAGTTGACGAAAAAACAGGTATTTTATTAAGTACTCATAACATTCCTTACGGTTCTAGTATTTTTGTGGCTGATGGTCAATCAGTAGCAAAAGGTGATGTAATCTGTAAATGGGATCCATATAACGGGGTTATCGTTTCTGAGTTTACCGGTAAAATTGCTTACGAAGATTTAGAGCAAGGACAATCGTTCATGGTTGAAATCGATGAGCAAACTGGTTTCCAAGAAAAAGTAATCTCTGAGGCAAGAAACAAAAAATTAATCCCTACATTATTGGTTTACGGTAAAGATGGAGAATTAATTCGTTCTTATAACTTACCAGTAGGTGCACACTTGATGGTTGATAACGGTGAGAAAATTAAAGCTGGTAAAGTTTTGGTTAAAATCCCTCGTCGTTCTTCTAAATCTGGGGATATCACAGGAGGTTTACCAAGAATTACCGAGTTGTTAGAGGCTCGTAATCCTTCGAATCCAGCTGTAGTTTCTGAGATTGATGGTGTTGTTTCTTTTGGAAAAATTAAAAGAGGTAATCGTGAGATCGTTATTGAGTCTAAATTTGGTGACGTTAGAAAATACTTGGTTAAATTATCAAGCCAAATATTAGTTCAGGAAAATGACTTCGTAAGAGCTGGTGCTCCTTTATCTGATGGTGCAATTACGCCAGATGATATCTTAAGAATTCAAGGGCCTGCAGCTGTTCAACAGTACTTGGTAAATGAAATTCAAGAGGTATACCGTCTTCAAGGGGTAAAAATCAACGATAAGCACTTTGAGGTAGTAATCCGCCAAATGATGCGTAAAGTACAAGTTGAAGATCCGGGAGATACATTGTTCCTAGAAGATCAATTGATTCATACTAAAGATTTCATCGTTCAAAACGATAATCTTTACGGAATGAAAGTGGTTGAAGATGCTGGAGATTCAAGTGTATTGAAACCAGGTCAGATTATTACGCCACGTCAATTGCGTGATGAAAATTCATTATTGAAGCGTACGGATAAAAATCTTGTTGTTGCCCGTGATGTAATTACAGCGACTGCAACACCAATTCTACAAGGTATTACCAGAGCTTCTCTTCAAACGAAATCATTTATCTCTGCTGCTTCGTTCCAAGAAACAACAAAAGTATTGAATGAAGCTGCTGTTGCAGGTAAACTTGATTTGTTAGAAGGATTGAAAGAAAATGTAATTGTTGGACATAGAATCCCTGCTGGTACAGGTATGAGAGAATATGACAATGCAATTGTAGGTTCTAGAGAAGATTATAATGATATGATGGCTAACAAAGAAGAATATATTTATTAA
- a CDS encoding peptide chain release factor 3 yields MSFLKEIQRRRTFGIISHPDAGKTTLTEKLLLFGGAIQEAGAVKSNKIKKGATSDFMEIERQRGISVSTSVLAFNYKDKKINILDTPGHKDFAEDTFRTLTAVDSVIVVIDVAKGVEEQTEKLVAVCRMRKIPIIVFINKLDREGKDAFDLMDEVEQKLGLTVTPLSFPIGMGYDFQGIYNLWEQNINLFSGDSRKNIEETIAFSDVQNPELEQIIGQKPADRLREELELIDEVYPKFNQQDYLDGKLQPVFFGSALNNFGVRELLDCFIAIAPSPRAKDSETRLVDPKEEKMSGFVFKIHANMDPKHRDRLAFIKIVSGTFERNKPYFHVRQKKNLKFSSPNAFFAEKKEIVDISYPGDIVGLHDTGNFKIGDTLTEGEIMSFKGIPSFSPEHFRYINNADPMKAKQLDKGVDQLMDEGVAQLFTLEMNNRKVIGTVGALQYEVIQYRLEHEYGAKCTYENFPVHKACWVKPDDAKNEEFKEFKRIKQKFLAKDKYNQLVFLADSDFTIQMTQSKYPSVKLFFTSEFD; encoded by the coding sequence ATGAGTTTTTTAAAAGAAATACAACGAAGACGCACTTTTGGGATTATTTCACACCCCGATGCCGGAAAAACAACACTAACTGAAAAATTGCTTCTTTTTGGGGGTGCGATTCAAGAAGCTGGTGCTGTGAAAAGTAATAAAATAAAAAAAGGAGCAACGAGCGATTTCATGGAAATTGAACGTCAGAGAGGAATCTCGGTTTCCACTTCTGTTTTGGCCTTTAATTATAAAGACAAAAAAATCAACATTCTTGATACACCTGGTCACAAAGATTTTGCCGAAGACACTTTTAGAACTCTGACAGCAGTTGACAGTGTAATTGTTGTAATTGACGTTGCAAAAGGGGTCGAAGAGCAAACCGAAAAACTGGTTGCGGTATGTAGAATGCGCAAAATTCCTATCATTGTTTTTATCAATAAATTAGACCGAGAAGGAAAAGATGCTTTTGATTTAATGGACGAAGTTGAGCAAAAACTTGGCTTAACAGTAACTCCTCTAAGTTTCCCAATTGGTATGGGTTATGACTTTCAAGGCATTTACAATCTTTGGGAACAAAATATAAATTTATTTAGTGGCGATAGTCGTAAAAACATTGAGGAAACAATCGCTTTCTCAGATGTTCAAAACCCAGAATTAGAGCAAATAATCGGTCAAAAACCAGCTGACCGTTTACGTGAGGAATTAGAATTGATCGATGAAGTTTATCCTAAATTTAATCAACAAGATTATTTGGACGGAAAATTACAACCTGTCTTTTTTGGTTCTGCCTTAAACAACTTTGGAGTTCGTGAACTATTGGATTGTTTTATAGCTATTGCACCATCACCAAGAGCCAAGGATTCTGAAACTCGATTAGTTGATCCGAAAGAAGAAAAAATGTCTGGATTTGTTTTTAAAATTCACGCCAATATGGATCCAAAACATAGAGACAGATTGGCTTTCATAAAAATTGTTTCCGGTACTTTTGAAAGAAACAAACCTTACTTCCACGTACGTCAAAAGAAAAACTTGAAATTCTCAAGTCCAAATGCCTTTTTTGCCGAGAAGAAAGAAATAGTAGATATTTCTTATCCTGGCGATATAGTTGGATTACATGATACCGGGAATTTCAAAATTGGTGATACTTTGACCGAAGGTGAAATAATGAGTTTCAAAGGTATTCCAAGTTTCTCTCCGGAACACTTTAGATACATCAACAATGCCGATCCAATGAAAGCCAAACAACTTGACAAAGGAGTTGATCAATTGATGGATGAAGGGGTTGCTCAATTATTTACTTTGGAAATGAATAACAGAAAAGTAATCGGAACAGTTGGGGCATTACAATATGAAGTTATCCAATACCGATTGGAGCACGAATATGGAGCAAAATGTACTTATGAAAACTTCCCTGTTCACAAAGCTTGTTGGGTAAAACCCGATGATGCCAAAAATGAAGAGTTCAAAGAATTCAAGCGTATAAAGCAGAAGTTTTTGGCTAAGGACAAATACAACCAATTGGTTTTTCTAGCCGATTCTGATTTTACAATCCAAATGACACAAAGCAAATACCCAAGTGTCAAATTATTTTTCACTTCTGAATTCGATTAA
- a CDS encoding alpha-amylase, giving the protein MKKPIFKIYLLTALLAGLYSCNSSEDEIKNSNTSSTTPFKVINVTTHDGRPFSLGISKTSLTGKYVDNPGGGVMMQAFYWDVPAGGNWWDTIASKITDWGNAGIGSIWLPPASKAQNGAYSMGYDPTDYFDFGDYNQNGSLETRFGSKTELVNLITKAHSENIKVFADIVINHNSGGASESNPFTGTNTWTDFTGVASGKFKRNYNDFYKNSYGNNDEGAFGGFPDLCHASPNVQDWLWLRADGVGKYYKNTMKFDGWRFDYVKGFGPWVVNAWNANVGGFSVGEYWDSNVNTLEWWANNANSSVFDFACYYKMNDAFDGNNLALLNDDMMWKRNPFKAVTFVTNHDTDEIWNKMLAYAYILTHEGYPTIFYRDYEEWLDKNKLNNLIWIHNNKATGTTSILYSDNDEYVARRNGYNGNPGLVVYINNSDYWQERWIQTNWSNTQIKDFTGNSNWYPTTQGDKWVKIQCPPKGYSVWSINQ; this is encoded by the coding sequence ATGAAGAAACCAATTTTTAAAATTTATTTATTAACCGCTTTACTAGCTGGGCTTTATTCCTGCAATTCATCTGAGGATGAAATCAAAAATTCAAATACTTCATCGACAACCCCTTTCAAGGTTATTAATGTTACAACGCATGACGGACGTCCATTTAGCCTAGGAATTTCAAAAACATCACTCACGGGAAAATATGTTGACAATCCCGGCGGAGGGGTAATGATGCAAGCCTTTTACTGGGATGTACCTGCAGGAGGAAACTGGTGGGATACAATTGCATCAAAAATTACGGACTGGGGAAATGCCGGAATTGGATCGATATGGCTACCTCCCGCTTCCAAAGCCCAAAACGGGGCTTATTCCATGGGGTATGACCCTACCGACTATTTTGATTTTGGAGACTACAATCAAAATGGCTCTTTAGAAACTCGCTTTGGTTCCAAAACAGAATTAGTCAATTTAATCACAAAAGCCCATTCCGAAAACATTAAAGTGTTTGCCGACATTGTAATTAATCATAACAGCGGAGGAGCTTCTGAAAGCAACCCTTTCACAGGAACAAATACTTGGACAGATTTCACTGGAGTTGCTTCAGGGAAATTTAAACGTAACTACAATGATTTTTACAAAAACAGTTATGGTAATAATGATGAAGGTGCATTTGGCGGTTTTCCAGATTTGTGTCATGCCTCTCCAAATGTACAAGACTGGTTATGGCTCAGAGCTGATGGTGTTGGAAAATATTATAAAAACACAATGAAATTTGATGGATGGAGATTTGATTACGTAAAAGGTTTTGGACCATGGGTAGTAAATGCTTGGAATGCCAATGTTGGAGGATTCTCAGTTGGAGAATATTGGGATTCTAATGTAAATACTTTGGAATGGTGGGCGAATAATGCCAATAGTTCTGTTTTCGATTTTGCTTGCTATTATAAAATGAATGATGCTTTTGACGGAAATAATCTGGCTCTTTTAAATGACGATATGATGTGGAAAAGAAACCCTTTCAAAGCGGTAACTTTTGTAACAAACCATGACACTGATGAAATTTGGAACAAAATGCTGGCTTATGCCTACATATTAACCCACGAAGGTTATCCTACGATTTTCTATAGAGATTATGAAGAATGGCTAGATAAAAACAAATTAAACAACTTAATCTGGATCCATAACAACAAAGCTACGGGAACAACTTCTATTTTATATTCTGATAATGATGAATATGTAGCAAGAAGAAATGGATATAACGGAAATCCAGGATTAGTTGTTTACATAAACAACTCTGATTATTGGCAGGAAAGATGGATCCAAACAAACTGGTCCAATACTCAAATTAAAGATTTTACAGGAAATTCAAATTGGTATCCAACAACTCAGGGAGATAAATGGGTAAAAATCCAATGTCCGCCAAAAGGATATTCAGTTTGGTCAATTAATCAATAA
- a CDS encoding DUF3467 domain-containing protein, translating into MSNPKQQQEQINIELDENIAEGIYSNLAIINHSSSEFVLDFVCIMPGVPKAKVKSRIVLTPQHAKRLLKAIGENIHRFEMTHGEIKEVEQPPIPLNFGPTGQA; encoded by the coding sequence ATGAGCAATCCTAAACAACAACAAGAACAAATAAATATAGAGTTAGATGAAAATATAGCAGAGGGGATTTATTCTAACTTAGCTATTATTAATCATTCTTCATCAGAATTTGTATTGGATTTTGTATGTATTATGCCTGGTGTTCCAAAAGCAAAAGTGAAATCAAGAATTGTTTTGACTCCACAGCATGCTAAAAGATTGCTCAAAGCAATTGGTGAAAATATCCATCGTTTTGAAATGACACATGGTGAAATCAAAGAGGTTGAACAGCCCCCAATTCCACTAAATTTTGGTCCGACAGGACAAGCATAA